The Sandaracinaceae bacterium genome window below encodes:
- the cofC gene encoding 2-phospho-L-lactate guanylyltransferase: MTGCVAVVPVKGFARAKSRLASVLPETERQAFARACFEHVLRTLEAHAGVASIMVVSSDAEVLATARARGHLPLKDPSDAVRLNEVVDTALALAEDQGADAALVLMSDLPLLTPGDLDELLSGDAALTLGPDRANAGTNALLVRPPDLMPTCFGHPQSFALHRARAAALGCEARIVVTPGIAGDVDTAEDYAQLRRGPSEAR; encoded by the coding sequence ATGACGGGCTGCGTGGCGGTGGTGCCCGTGAAGGGCTTCGCACGCGCCAAGTCACGCCTCGCCAGTGTGTTGCCCGAGACCGAGCGCCAAGCCTTTGCGCGCGCATGTTTCGAGCACGTGCTGAGGACCCTCGAGGCCCACGCAGGCGTCGCATCCATCATGGTGGTGTCGAGCGACGCCGAGGTGCTGGCGACCGCGCGCGCCCGCGGCCACTTGCCGCTCAAAGACCCGAGCGACGCCGTGCGCCTGAACGAGGTGGTGGACACCGCGCTCGCGCTCGCAGAGGACCAAGGCGCGGACGCCGCGTTGGTGCTGATGAGCGACCTGCCGCTGCTCACGCCCGGCGACCTGGACGAGCTGCTGTCGGGCGATGCCGCGCTCACGCTGGGTCCCGACCGCGCCAACGCCGGCACCAACGCGCTCTTGGTGCGACCTCCCGACCTGATGCCCACGTGCTTCGGCCACCCGCAGAGCTTCGCGCTGCACCGTGCGCGCGCCGCGGCGCTCGGGTGTGAAGCACGCATCGTGGTCACACCGGGCATCGCCGGCGACGTGGACACGGCGGAGGACTACGCGCAGCTCCGGCGCGGCCCGAGTGAGGCGCGTTAG
- the cofE gene encoding coenzyme F420-0:L-glutamate ligase, with product MSQGPGAALEVGARVHFTALPGIPLVQAGDALAPMIQTALARVELSLDPGDVLVVTSKLFSRSEGRFVDMSQVVPSDEARALGLELEKDPAQVELILRESVGISRKRPGVLVTRHRLGFISANAAIDMSNASPANAAPGSGPWALLLPEDPDASARRLLAELGTEGVGLVVSDSFGRPFRVGTVGVAVGVAGIPAVFDQRGRHDLHGRELQYTITALADQLAAAADLVAGQSNEARPVVHIRGLRFTPSDSSTQELLRDPEVDLYA from the coding sequence GTGAGCCAAGGTCCCGGGGCGGCGCTCGAGGTCGGCGCACGCGTCCACTTCACGGCCCTCCCGGGGATCCCGCTGGTGCAGGCGGGCGACGCGCTCGCGCCCATGATTCAGACGGCGCTCGCGCGGGTGGAGCTGAGCCTCGACCCCGGCGACGTGCTGGTGGTCACCTCCAAGCTCTTCTCGCGCAGCGAAGGGCGCTTCGTGGACATGAGCCAGGTGGTGCCCTCCGACGAGGCGCGCGCGCTGGGCCTCGAGCTCGAGAAGGACCCGGCCCAGGTGGAGCTGATCCTGCGCGAGAGCGTGGGCATCTCGCGCAAGCGTCCCGGCGTGCTGGTCACGCGGCATCGCCTGGGCTTCATCTCGGCCAACGCCGCCATCGACATGAGCAATGCCTCCCCGGCCAACGCCGCGCCGGGCTCGGGCCCGTGGGCGCTGCTGCTGCCCGAGGACCCGGACGCGAGCGCACGCCGGCTGCTGGCCGAGCTCGGCACGGAGGGCGTGGGCCTGGTGGTGAGCGACTCGTTCGGGCGCCCCTTTCGCGTGGGCACCGTGGGCGTGGCCGTGGGTGTGGCCGGCATCCCGGCGGTGTTCGACCAGCGCGGGCGACACGACCTGCACGGCCGCGAGCTGCAGTACACCATCACGGCGCTGGCCGACCAGCTGGCCGCCGCGGCGGACTTGGTGGCAGGCCAGAGCAACGAGGCGCGGCCCGTGGTGCACATCCGGGGGCTGCGCTTCACACCGAGCGACAGCAGCACGCAGGAGCTGCTGCGCGACCCCGAGGTGGACCTCTACGCATGA
- a CDS encoding 2-phospho-L-lactate transferase — protein sequence MSAFRHVVALAGGVGGSRLAQGLARALPGDALTVVVNTGDDLVHVGLTVCPDLDTLMYTLGGLGDRERGWGLQDESFRAMEMLGRYGGPTWFSLGDRDLGTHLARTMQLAAGATLTQVTASLCASVGVTTRLLPMTDGVRKTIIETTEGERLPFQDWLVGRRAVPRVRSVTREGDGVATPEVLSALEQADLVVLCPSNPYVSIDPILELPGVRERVAQKRVVALSPIVGGKAVKGPLGTMIPDLAGVPASATAIVAHYGGLLSALVVEHGDAADVPLPCFETRTVMGDEHDRERLARELLTFAAALP from the coding sequence ATGAGCGCGTTTCGGCACGTGGTGGCGTTGGCGGGTGGCGTGGGTGGCTCGCGCCTCGCGCAGGGTCTCGCGCGCGCGCTGCCGGGTGACGCGCTCACGGTGGTGGTGAACACCGGCGATGATCTGGTGCACGTGGGCCTCACGGTCTGCCCCGACCTCGACACGCTGATGTACACGCTGGGGGGCCTCGGTGACCGTGAGCGCGGCTGGGGCCTGCAGGACGAGAGCTTCCGCGCCATGGAGATGCTGGGCCGCTATGGCGGGCCCACCTGGTTCTCGCTGGGCGACCGGGACCTGGGCACACACCTCGCGCGCACCATGCAGCTGGCCGCGGGCGCCACGCTCACGCAGGTGACGGCGAGCCTGTGCGCGAGCGTGGGCGTGACCACGCGCCTGCTCCCCATGACCGATGGCGTGCGCAAGACCATCATCGAGACCACCGAGGGCGAGCGCCTGCCGTTTCAAGACTGGCTGGTGGGGCGCCGCGCCGTGCCGCGCGTCCGCAGCGTGACGCGCGAGGGCGACGGTGTGGCCACGCCCGAAGTGCTGAGCGCGCTGGAACAGGCCGACTTGGTGGTGCTCTGCCCCAGCAACCCCTACGTCTCCATCGACCCCATCTTGGAGCTGCCGGGCGTGCGCGAGCGCGTGGCGCAGAAGCGCGTGGTGGCGCTGAGCCCCATCGTGGGCGGCAAGGCCGTGAAGGGGCCGCTCGGCACCATGATCCCGGACCTGGCGGGTGTCCCTGCGAGCGCCACCGCCATCGTCGCCCACTATGGTGGCCTGCTGAGCGCGCTGGTGGTGGAGCACGGCGACGCGGCGGACGTCCCCCTGCCCTGCTTCGAGACCCGCACGGTGATGGGCGACGAACACGACCGCGAGCGCCTGGCGCGCGAGCTGCTCACCTTCGCGGCGGCGCTGCCATGA